Proteins encoded within one genomic window of Haematobia irritans isolate KBUSLIRL chromosome 5, ASM5000362v1, whole genome shotgun sequence:
- the LOC142238970 gene encoding uncharacterized protein LOC142238970, with amino-acid sequence MCLYMSVPQWLNLQNFLKAVNASINHTIDVTFMLIYFKCFNKPPPKDLEISNGDTKNMENYFEVITKNGNKFNAMPIPSALVSHGKDNTNENFNKENVINFNYNLPFKNDESLQTSILCQQQQHQQQYHYHHHHHQQNQYQQQQQQMCNNEQLLQPDVRVKNT; translated from the coding sequence atgtgTTTGTACATGAGTGTGCCGCAATggctaaatttacaaaatttcctaaaggctGTCAATGCGAGTATTAATCACACAATCGATGTGACATTTAtgctaatttattttaaatgtttcaATAAACCTCCCCCCAAAGACCTTGAAATATCTAATGGCGatacaaaaaatatggaaaactatTTTGAAGTGATTACGAAAAATGGTAATAAATTCAATGCAATGCCAATACCCTCAGCCCTAGTAAGCCATGGTAAAGATaacacaaatgaaaattttaataaggaaaatgtaataaatttcaattataacCTGCCATTTAAAAATGACGAATCTCTACAGACTTCGATTCTTTGTCAACAGCAGCAACATCAGCAGCAATaccattatcatcatcatcatcatcagcaaaaccaataccaacaacaacaacaacaaatgtgtAATAATGAACAATTACTACAGCCGGATGTGAGAGTAAAAAATACATAG